In the genome of Humidesulfovibrio mexicanus, one region contains:
- a CDS encoding YihY/virulence factor BrkB family protein produces the protein MGQSWGKGLGARLERHFSRDIWAKDAGDVGGLKGKAYALSRLGHMVVKGFLADHCIIRASALTFTTILSIVPLLAVAFSISKGFGLQNAGFFRNFLMGIAADRVEVVNKILQYIANTNVKTLGWIGVGTLLLTVFTTVGNVERAFNSIWNVKRGRSSWRKFTDFFSVIVICPIIVLVAASLTVAVQKLDLVQDFLSASGSVGLEEFLLKLFSLSLVWVGFIFVYAFVPNTHVRLKSAAVGGLVAGTMWQSAQWLYIHWQIGFTKYNAIYGSFAQLPLFLVWLYISWIIVLLGAEVSFAVQHMNAFVRRGLSQRLSPLSRQKVAVAALSRIAARFAAGLSPLPVRLLARDLRLPEDVVADTLGILADAGMVAPMGEAEDLGYGLAVAADNIRMAEVLAVLERCGDGGECGGMLIHEGVDPLFDAFAETLGSSPANVTLEEFARSEAEELRSSGARARELEAIRSRAGQQC, from the coding sequence ATGGGACAGAGCTGGGGAAAGGGGCTGGGCGCGCGGCTGGAGCGCCACTTCAGCCGGGACATTTGGGCCAAGGACGCAGGCGATGTCGGCGGATTGAAGGGCAAGGCGTACGCCCTCTCCCGTCTGGGGCACATGGTGGTCAAGGGGTTCTTGGCCGACCATTGCATCATCCGCGCCTCGGCGCTGACCTTCACCACCATCCTGTCCATCGTGCCGCTTTTGGCCGTGGCCTTCTCCATCTCCAAGGGCTTCGGTCTGCAGAACGCGGGCTTTTTCCGCAATTTTCTCATGGGTATCGCCGCTGACCGCGTGGAGGTGGTGAACAAGATTCTGCAATACATCGCCAACACAAACGTCAAGACCCTTGGGTGGATAGGCGTGGGCACGTTGCTGCTCACCGTGTTCACCACGGTTGGCAACGTGGAGCGCGCGTTCAACTCCATTTGGAACGTCAAGCGCGGGCGCAGCAGTTGGCGAAAATTCACGGACTTCTTCTCCGTCATCGTCATTTGCCCCATCATCGTGCTTGTGGCCGCCAGCCTCACCGTGGCCGTGCAGAAGCTGGATCTGGTCCAGGACTTCCTGAGCGCCTCGGGCTCCGTGGGGTTGGAGGAGTTCCTGCTCAAGCTGTTTTCGCTTTCGCTGGTGTGGGTGGGCTTCATTTTCGTCTACGCCTTTGTGCCCAATACGCATGTGCGGCTCAAGTCCGCGGCGGTGGGCGGGCTGGTGGCGGGCACCATGTGGCAAAGCGCCCAGTGGCTGTACATCCACTGGCAGATTGGCTTCACCAAGTACAACGCCATCTACGGCAGCTTTGCGCAACTGCCGCTCTTTTTGGTCTGGCTGTACATAAGCTGGATCATCGTGCTGCTCGGCGCGGAGGTGTCCTTTGCGGTGCAGCACATGAACGCCTTCGTGCGCAGGGGGCTTTCCCAGCGTCTGAGCCCCCTCTCGCGCCAAAAGGTGGCCGTGGCCGCGCTTTCGCGCATCGCGGCGCGTTTCGCGGCCGGTCTTTCTCCGCTTCCGGTGCGCCTCCTTGCACGGGATTTGCGCCTGCCCGAGGACGTTGTGGCAGACACCCTGGGCATTCTGGCCGATGCAGGCATGGTGGCGCCCATGGGCGAGGCGGAGGACTTGGGCTATGGGCTGGCCGTGGCGGCGGACAACATCCGCATGGCCGAGGTGCTGGCCGTGCTGGAGCGCTGCGGGGACGGTGGGGAATGCGGGGGGATGCTGATCCACGAAGGGGTGGACCCGCTTTTCGACGCCTTTGCCGAAACCTTGGGTTCCAGCCCGGCCAATGTGACCCTTGAGGAGTTCGCCCGTTCCGAGGCCGAGGAGCTGCGCTCAAGCGGGGCGCGCGCCCGCGAGCTTGAGGCCATCCGCAGCCGCGCCGGCCAGCAGTGCTAG
- a CDS encoding AsmA family protein, translated as MRKKLIIAAFILLGLLGIASGAAVWWTSNYLRTPEFRAVLGRLAHTATGREARLDGELTVSFFPWFGLKAHGLRLGNDPAFGEQPLLTAREVGARIQVLPLLRRHLVFDHIELIDAEVVLTMDEQGRGNWEGMAEHLREQENASHEAGPMFSRFAVRGLRMTDSSIRLDDHSHNHSYITTDVDLRTGRIESGEELPFTASCDFTWPRPGLVARVESSGKLHWSAADPGPLLTETTVRADVGGTFMPKTSPKASLACDLSVEEAGRHLKLSNVRLHLIGAKGTGEVTFLDVTEMFRLEAKLRLEPFSPRGVANAYWPGTIVHDHKGALHNAHGSLSITSDVHELVFETSGFVLDSSELSGRVRMGFDKGSELDFELAANRLDADALWSAFTSNATSPPLVVADLPLDYLRAVHGTGRINTGALTMAGVSGQAAQVEWQGGQGRHRFQLKPMRAQGGTFAADVTVQLGEAQRDPRPTAGPAGPVLGWSGSLTMDDVDARQVAWVNRAGGGLSGRMDLTFRGNAPGVATSPTTRLAHVVRRAVADVQASLGPCVLELAPVKGQPKAQPRRLRLSALKAQARLAPAPLAGADWALQLDGGVSATGVAPQLSLDARVAGLLRERQGKTMLSGATASGRLKGWFLPARENEAVFSGKGALDFSAATLSLQSAALSACGLNLSGAASVAGLGGDWSLSGHVRCQEGDPRRVLAALDIDAPRTADKRVLQHLSGEADLRLSGEGMALTNLSAQLDDLPLRGSYSVQNFSAPRQSVNLSGGVLDLDRYLPPVPPPRRGAAPDPPTLDPLPVDTLRGLNLEGAVVLRGFKVLGISTRDLRATARASGGTLTVKPLSGSFYGGSISGEFSAQVTGPKTMQTRLALAAKDFQAGAFMRDWAGKQLVSGRTDLFLDVTGAGPTDHDLLRTLEGLGSFKITDGSYVLSGSGQGEAQDVAKTPAGATPQSTSARRVGSPFSVASAKVKVAQGVFQSEDFRMEAPNMVVTGKGRFSPAADTIQLTLAASMPGIPEVPIRVFGRLRDPEMEIPPGLLITNTIKGILGLPLKPIKFFKDLLF; from the coding sequence ATGCGCAAGAAGCTCATTATCGCAGCGTTCATCCTTTTGGGTCTGCTGGGCATCGCCAGCGGCGCGGCTGTGTGGTGGACATCCAACTATCTGCGCACGCCGGAATTCCGCGCCGTGCTGGGGCGGCTTGCGCACACGGCAACCGGCCGCGAGGCCCGCCTCGACGGCGAGCTTACGGTGAGTTTCTTCCCCTGGTTCGGGCTTAAGGCGCACGGCCTGCGCCTGGGCAACGACCCTGCCTTTGGCGAGCAGCCCCTGCTCACCGCCCGCGAGGTGGGCGCGCGCATCCAGGTTTTGCCCCTGCTCCGGCGTCATCTGGTGTTCGACCATATCGAGCTCATCGACGCCGAAGTGGTGTTGACCATGGACGAGCAGGGGCGCGGCAACTGGGAGGGCATGGCCGAGCACCTGCGCGAGCAGGAAAACGCCTCCCACGAGGCCGGTCCCATGTTTTCGCGCTTCGCCGTGCGCGGTCTGCGCATGACCGACAGCAGCATCCGCCTGGACGACCACAGCCACAACCACAGCTACATCACCACCGACGTGGACCTGCGCACGGGCCGCATCGAGTCCGGAGAGGAACTGCCCTTCACCGCCTCCTGCGATTTTACCTGGCCGCGTCCCGGCCTGGTGGCGCGCGTCGAGAGCTCCGGCAAGCTGCACTGGAGCGCCGCCGACCCCGGCCCGTTGCTTACGGAGACCACGGTCCGGGCCGACGTGGGCGGAACCTTCATGCCCAAGACCTCGCCCAAGGCCAGCCTGGCCTGCGATCTCAGCGTGGAGGAAGCCGGCAGGCACCTCAAGTTGTCCAATGTGCGGCTGCATCTCATCGGGGCCAAGGGCACGGGGGAAGTGACGTTCCTGGACGTGACCGAGATGTTCCGCCTGGAGGCGAAGCTGCGCCTTGAGCCGTTCAGCCCCCGTGGCGTGGCCAACGCCTATTGGCCAGGGACCATCGTGCACGATCATAAGGGCGCGTTGCACAACGCCCATGGTTCACTGTCCATCACCTCCGATGTGCATGAACTGGTGTTCGAGACCAGCGGATTCGTCCTGGATTCCTCGGAATTGTCCGGCCGGGTGCGCATGGGCTTCGACAAGGGCTCGGAACTGGACTTCGAACTCGCCGCAAACCGTCTGGACGCCGATGCGCTCTGGTCGGCCTTCACCTCAAACGCCACCAGTCCGCCGCTGGTGGTGGCCGATCTGCCCCTGGACTATCTGCGCGCGGTGCACGGAACGGGCCGCATCAACACGGGCGCGCTCACCATGGCCGGAGTGTCCGGGCAGGCCGCCCAGGTGGAGTGGCAGGGCGGGCAGGGCAGGCACCGGTTTCAGCTGAAGCCCATGCGCGCCCAGGGCGGTACCTTTGCGGCGGATGTGACCGTGCAGCTTGGCGAGGCCCAGCGAGACCCCAGGCCCACGGCCGGTCCCGCCGGTCCTGTGCTGGGGTGGAGCGGTTCGCTGACCATGGACGACGTGGATGCGCGGCAGGTGGCCTGGGTCAATCGCGCAGGGGGCGGGCTGTCGGGCCGCATGGACCTGACGTTTCGGGGCAATGCTCCGGGTGTCGCCACCTCGCCGACTACCCGGCTTGCCCACGTGGTGCGGCGCGCCGTGGCCGATGTGCAGGCCAGTCTGGGGCCATGCGTGCTGGAACTTGCCCCGGTCAAGGGACAACCCAAGGCCCAGCCCCGGCGGTTGCGGCTTTCCGCGCTCAAGGCGCAGGCTCGCCTTGCGCCGGCGCCTTTGGCCGGGGCGGACTGGGCCCTGCAGTTGGATGGCGGCGTTTCCGCCACGGGCGTTGCGCCGCAGCTTTCCCTGGATGCGCGGGTGGCGGGTCTGCTGCGCGAACGCCAGGGCAAGACCATGCTTTCCGGGGCTACAGCCAGCGGCCGCTTGAAAGGCTGGTTTCTCCCCGCCCGCGAGAACGAGGCCGTGTTCTCGGGCAAAGGCGCGCTTGATTTTTCCGCCGCAACTCTGTCCCTGCAGTCGGCCGCGCTGTCGGCCTGCGGCCTGAACCTGTCCGGCGCGGCATCGGTCGCCGGGCTGGGAGGGGACTGGAGCCTGTCGGGCCACGTGCGCTGCCAGGAGGGCGACCCCAGGCGCGTGCTGGCGGCTTTGGACATCGACGCGCCGAGAACCGCCGACAAGCGCGTGCTGCAGCATTTGTCCGGCGAGGCCGATCTGCGCCTCTCCGGCGAGGGCATGGCCTTGACGAACCTGAGCGCGCAGCTGGACGACCTGCCGCTGCGCGGGTCGTATTCGGTGCAAAATTTCAGCGCCCCGCGGCAGAGCGTGAACCTCTCCGGCGGGGTTCTGGACCTGGACCGCTACCTGCCGCCCGTCCCGCCGCCGCGCCGCGGAGCCGCGCCGGACCCGCCCACTCTGGATCCGCTGCCGGTGGACACCCTGCGCGGCCTGAACCTTGAGGGCGCCGTGGTCTTGCGCGGCTTCAAGGTGCTGGGCATCTCCACGCGCGACTTGCGGGCCACGGCTCGGGCTTCCGGCGGAACGCTCACGGTGAAGCCCCTGTCCGGTTCGTTCTACGGCGGCAGCATCAGCGGCGAGTTCTCGGCCCAGGTGACCGGGCCCAAGACCATGCAGACCCGCCTGGCGCTGGCCGCAAAGGATTTTCAGGCTGGTGCCTTCATGCGGGATTGGGCTGGCAAGCAGCTTGTTTCCGGTCGGACGGACCTGTTTCTGGACGTGACCGGCGCAGGCCCCACGGACCATGATCTGTTGCGCACGCTGGAGGGACTGGGAAGCTTCAAGATCACGGACGGCTCGTACGTGCTCTCCGGCTCCGGCCAGGGCGAGGCCCAGGACGTAGCCAAGACGCCGGCGGGGGCGACGCCGCAGTCCACGTCGGCCCGGCGGGTAGGCTCCCCGTTCTCCGTGGCCTCGGCCAAGGTCAAGGTGGCACAGGGGGTGTTCCAGTCCGAGGATTTCCGCATGGAAGCCCCGAACATGGTCGTGACGGGCAAGGGACGTTTTTCGCCCGCTGCGGATACGATCCAGTTGACGCTCGCCGCGAGCATGCCCGGCATCCCCGAGGTGCCTATCCGCGTTTTCGGGCGGCTGCGCGACCCGGAGATGGAAATTCCACCCGGCTTGCTGATTACCAACACTATCAAGGGAATTCTGGGCTTGCCGCTCAAGCCCATCAAGTTCTTCAAGGATTTGCTGTTCTAG
- a CDS encoding LpxI family protein, protein MSQSREHEAPVVGLIAGGRQFPVLVAQGVKAKGLRLVVAGFSGHTNPDVYPLADAHRELKLGQLAKLLDFLKEQRVRQVVMAGTINKPGVLDIRHFDARAVKVLLSLPGKGDDAILRAVSSLLEAEGMELVSPQAYAQGLGTPLGVLTRRAPDEREWADLRRGAMLAREMGRLDIGQGVVLREGIVAAVEALEGTDAAIRRGCELGGPGCVVVKMLKPSQEERVDLPSVGPDTVRELARGKGTCLGVEAGKSLFFDLEAAVEAADRAGIAIVGLAPEHLESGGGETP, encoded by the coding sequence ATGAGCCAGAGCCGCGAGCACGAAGCCCCCGTGGTGGGGCTCATCGCCGGGGGGCGGCAGTTCCCGGTCCTGGTGGCCCAGGGGGTCAAGGCCAAAGGTTTGCGCCTTGTGGTGGCCGGGTTCTCCGGGCACACCAACCCCGATGTCTATCCCCTGGCCGACGCCCACCGCGAGCTCAAGCTGGGCCAGCTTGCCAAGCTGCTGGACTTCCTCAAGGAGCAGCGCGTCCGGCAGGTGGTCATGGCCGGCACCATCAACAAGCCCGGCGTGCTGGACATCCGCCATTTCGACGCCCGCGCCGTGAAGGTGCTGCTCTCCCTGCCAGGAAAGGGCGACGACGCCATCCTGCGCGCCGTGTCCTCCCTGCTTGAGGCGGAGGGCATGGAGCTGGTGTCGCCCCAGGCCTATGCGCAGGGCCTTGGCACGCCCCTGGGCGTGCTTACCCGGCGGGCCCCGGACGAGCGCGAATGGGCCGACCTGCGCCGCGGGGCCATGCTCGCCCGCGAGATGGGCAGGCTGGACATCGGCCAGGGCGTGGTGCTGCGCGAGGGCATCGTGGCCGCCGTGGAGGCGCTGGAAGGCACCGATGCAGCCATTCGCCGCGGGTGCGAGCTGGGCGGGCCGGGCTGCGTGGTGGTCAAGATGCTCAAGCCCAGCCAGGAGGAGCGCGTGGACCTGCCCAGCGTGGGGCCGGACACGGTGCGCGAGCTGGCGCGGGGCAAGGGCACGTGCCTGGGCGTGGAGGCGGGCAAAAGTCTGTTCTTCGACCTTGAGGCCGCTGTCGAGGCCGCCGACCGCGCAGGCATCGCCATTGTGGGGCTCGCACCGGAGCACCTGGAATCCGGCGGGGGCGAGACGCCCTAG
- the lpxA gene encoding acyl-ACP--UDP-N-acetylglucosamine O-acyltransferase codes for MATTIHPAAVVHPEAKLGQDVQVGPYCVIEAKVEIGDGCRLDAFSQVKNYTSMGPGNHVRSYACLGDEPQHLGFKGEETWVRIGEGNDFREFVTVHRGTPQGHMQTKIGSHCLFMAYAHVAHDCLIGDHVIVANAVSMAGHVEIGDHAIVSGMVAIQQFARVGEYAFLGGLSGYSNDVPPYMLAQGTRAKLYGPNLIGLKRKGFSTQTIGAIKKAYRTIFRSGLMREEALAKALAEFPGVPEVERLVEFVKTTTRGITSDAGRGASGGED; via the coding sequence GTGGCCACCACCATCCACCCGGCCGCCGTGGTGCATCCCGAGGCCAAGCTTGGCCAGGACGTGCAGGTCGGTCCCTACTGCGTCATCGAGGCAAAGGTCGAGATCGGCGACGGCTGCCGTCTGGACGCCTTTTCGCAGGTCAAGAACTACACCAGCATGGGGCCGGGCAACCATGTGCGCTCCTATGCCTGCCTGGGCGACGAGCCCCAGCACCTCGGCTTCAAGGGCGAGGAGACCTGGGTGCGCATCGGCGAGGGCAACGACTTCCGCGAGTTCGTCACCGTGCACCGCGGCACGCCGCAGGGGCACATGCAGACCAAGATCGGCTCGCACTGCCTGTTCATGGCCTATGCCCACGTTGCCCACGACTGCCTCATCGGCGACCACGTCATCGTGGCCAACGCGGTGAGCATGGCCGGGCATGTGGAGATAGGCGACCACGCCATCGTTTCCGGCATGGTGGCCATTCAGCAGTTCGCCCGCGTGGGCGAGTACGCCTTCCTGGGCGGCCTTTCCGGATACAGCAACGATGTTCCCCCCTACATGCTGGCCCAGGGCACCCGCGCCAAGCTCTATGGTCCCAATCTCATCGGCCTCAAGCGCAAGGGTTTTTCCACCCAGACCATCGGCGCCATAAAGAAGGCCTACCGCACCATCTTCCGCTCCGGCCTCATGCGCGAGGAAGCCCTGGCCAAGGCCTTGGCCGAGTTTCCCGGAGTGCCCGAGGTGGAGCGGCTGGTGGAGTTCGTCAAGACCACCACGCGCGGCATCACCTCCGATGCCGGGCGCGGCGCGTCCGGCGGAGAGGACTAG
- the fabZ gene encoding 3-hydroxyacyl-ACP dehydratase FabZ, with amino-acid sequence MSNESVHDIQQIMAMLPHRYPFLLVDRVLEIESGVRIKAYKNITFNEPFFQGHFPGRPIMPGVLIMEALAQAGGLFVIKTLDLAKDDKLFLFTGIESAKFRRPVVPGDQLVLEAQVVRHKLNIWKMQGRASVDGETAAEGVFSAAIVDKGDK; translated from the coding sequence ATGAGTAACGAGAGCGTCCACGACATCCAGCAGATCATGGCCATGCTGCCGCACCGCTACCCCTTTCTGCTTGTGGACCGGGTGCTTGAGATAGAATCCGGGGTGCGCATCAAGGCGTACAAGAACATCACGTTCAACGAGCCGTTTTTTCAGGGGCATTTCCCCGGCCGTCCCATCATGCCCGGCGTGCTGATCATGGAGGCCCTTGCCCAGGCGGGCGGGCTCTTCGTCATCAAGACCCTGGACCTGGCCAAGGACGACAAGCTGTTTTTGTTCACTGGCATCGAGAGCGCCAAGTTCCGCCGTCCGGTGGTGCCTGGCGACCAGCTTGTGCTGGAGGCGCAGGTAGTGCGCCACAAGCTGAACATCTGGAAGATGCAGGGCCGCGCCAGCGTGGACGGCGAGACCGCCGCCGAGGGCGTGTTCTCCGCCGCCATCGTGGACAAGGGGGACAAATAG